The following coding sequences lie in one Bacteroidota bacterium genomic window:
- a CDS encoding cobalamin B12-binding domain-containing protein, whose amino-acid sequence MNRPIRVLVAKVGLDGHDRGAKVIASFLRDAGMEVIYTGLRQTPEMVVNAALQEDVDAIGVSILSGAHNTVFPKIMGLMKEKGLNDVLLTGGGIIPDNDIQNLNKLGVGKLFPPGTDTKEIIEYITNYVKEHRNF is encoded by the coding sequence ATGAACAGACCAATACGTGTTTTAGTTGCTAAAGTAGGACTTGATGGACATGATCGCGGTGCAAAGGTGATTGCTTCTTTTTTGCGTGATGCAGGAATGGAAGTAATTTATACCGGACTGCGTCAAACACCCGAAATGGTTGTAAACGCTGCCTTACAAGAAGATGTAGATGCAATCGGTGTCAGCATTTTGTCAGGAGCACACAATACCGTTTTCCCTAAAATAATGGGCTTGATGAAAGAAAAAGGGTTAAATGATGTGTTGTTAACCGGAGGAGGAATTATTCCGGATAACGACATACAAAACCTCAATAAATTGGGCGTTGGAAAGCTTTTTCCTCCGGGAACCGACACCAAAGAAATCATTGAATACATCACAAACTATGTTAAAGAACACAGAAACTTTTAA
- the dut gene encoding dUTP diphosphatase, producing MKIKVINKSKHELPSYATGAAAGMDLRANISEPIVLKSLERTLVATGLFIELPVGFEAQIRPRSGLAFKNGLTVLNSPGTIDADYRGEIKVILVNLSKEDFIINDGERVAQMVIAKHEQAEWQEVEVLEDSARGDGGFGSTGKK from the coding sequence ATGAAAATCAAAGTCATAAATAAATCAAAACACGAATTGCCGAGCTATGCAACAGGAGCTGCTGCCGGAATGGATTTGCGTGCAAATATTTCTGAACCGATTGTATTAAAATCTCTGGAAAGAACACTCGTTGCTACTGGTCTATTCATCGAATTACCCGTTGGCTTTGAAGCACAAATTCGTCCGCGAAGTGGGTTGGCGTTTAAAAACGGACTAACGGTTTTAAACTCTCCCGGCACAATTGACGCAGATTACAGAGGAGAAATCAAAGTAATTTTAGTAAACCTTTCGAAAGAAGATTTTATTATAAATGATGGTGAGCGCGTTGCTCAAATGGTAATTGCAAAACACGAACAGGCTGAGTGGCAAGAAGTGGAAGTACTTGAAGATAGTGCCCGAGGCGATGGCGGATTTGGAAGCACTGGTAAAAAATAA
- a CDS encoding tetratricopeptide repeat protein, translated as MINKNSIFFYFFSKNKTFFLLLVLFAVACKAPKSSQEQGSAKGSVKGSDKDIVLFKRFFFDANKERILGNYDMAETLFSQALKIDPNSAATMYELANIYSFQNDKNKALYYSKKAASIDPKNVWYQLLYASCLKENKMINEVATVYERLIKDNPDNFDFYYELANVYLYLNKTNDAVKIYNQIEASIGITEEASMQKLKIYKRTNRFEKAVEEAKKLIKTFPKESKYYGILGELYQENGMNEKAFEAYTDLIKLDSTNAYVHLSLADYYRNIKQNDKAFQEIKIAFKSKELDIDTKVKILLSYYDITENFPDLKSDADELCKIIVDVHPDEAKAFAVAGDFLFRDKKYELARTQYRKAISLDKEKYALWNQLLVIESELSDFVSMEKESKEAMELFPNQPLPYFFNGVANYQMKKYDDVVSVLMEGKEFVYDNRLLLAQFYSTMGDAHNQLKKHEESDAAYDKALELDPTNVSVLNNYAYFLSLRNKNLEKAETMSKKCNTLEPNNSSYQDTYGWILYQMKKYDDAKVWIGKAIDGGGKTNGTLLDHYGDILFQLGDTDNAVKFWIDAKKYGGGSPLIDKKIADKKLYE; from the coding sequence TTGATAAACAAGAACTCCATTTTCTTTTATTTCTTTTCTAAAAACAAGACCTTTTTTTTGTTGTTGGTTCTTTTTGCTGTTGCTTGCAAAGCGCCCAAAAGCAGTCAGGAACAAGGTTCCGCAAAGGGCTCTGTTAAAGGTTCTGACAAGGATATTGTTCTGTTCAAGCGTTTTTTCTTTGACGCAAACAAAGAGCGCATCCTAGGAAACTACGATATGGCTGAAACGCTTTTTTCACAAGCGTTAAAAATCGACCCCAACAGTGCTGCAACCATGTACGAGTTGGCAAACATTTATTCTTTTCAAAACGACAAAAACAAAGCGCTCTATTACAGTAAAAAAGCGGCATCCATCGACCCCAAAAACGTGTGGTACCAGCTACTGTATGCAAGTTGTTTGAAAGAAAATAAAATGATTAACGAGGTGGCGACCGTGTATGAGCGATTAATAAAAGACAATCCCGACAACTTCGACTTTTATTACGAGCTGGCAAACGTTTATTTATACCTGAACAAAACAAATGATGCAGTAAAAATTTACAACCAAATTGAAGCGTCTATCGGTATTACCGAAGAAGCATCTATGCAAAAGCTGAAAATCTATAAGCGCACCAATCGTTTTGAAAAAGCTGTAGAAGAAGCGAAAAAGCTCATTAAAACGTTTCCGAAAGAATCAAAATATTACGGCATACTCGGAGAGCTGTATCAGGAGAACGGCATGAACGAAAAAGCGTTCGAAGCATATACTGATTTAATTAAGCTGGATTCTACAAACGCTTATGTACACCTTTCGTTGGCAGATTATTACCGCAACATCAAACAAAACGACAAAGCCTTCCAGGAAATAAAAATTGCTTTTAAGAGTAAGGAGTTGGACATAGACACAAAGGTTAAAATCCTTTTGTCGTACTACGACATTACCGAAAATTTTCCTGATTTAAAGTCCGATGCTGATGAGTTGTGTAAAATTATTGTAGACGTGCACCCTGATGAAGCAAAAGCTTTTGCGGTTGCGGGGGATTTTTTATTTCGAGATAAAAAGTATGAATTGGCCCGAACACAATATCGAAAAGCCATTTCTCTTGACAAAGAAAAATATGCCTTGTGGAATCAGTTGTTGGTAATTGAATCAGAATTGAGTGATTTTGTTTCTATGGAAAAAGAAAGCAAAGAAGCAATGGAGCTGTTCCCTAACCAACCGCTTCCCTACTTCTTTAATGGTGTTGCCAATTATCAAATGAAAAAGTATGACGATGTTGTTTCTGTTTTGATGGAAGGAAAAGAGTTTGTTTATGACAATCGTCTTTTATTGGCTCAGTTTTATTCCACAATGGGCGATGCTCACAATCAACTTAAAAAACACGAAGAGTCAGATGCGGCCTACGACAAAGCATTAGAGCTTGATCCAACCAACGTTTCTGTATTAAACAATTATGCGTATTTCCTTTCGTTACGGAACAAAAATTTGGAAAAAGCAGAAACGATGTCGAAAAAATGTAATACGCTGGAGCCGAACAACAGCTCTTACCAAGACACGTATGGTTGGATTTTATACCAAATGAAAAAATACGATGACGCAAAAGTATGGATTGGCAAGGCAATTGATGGTGGTGGAAAAACAAACGGGACGCTTTTAGATCATTATGGCGACATTTTATTTCAACTAGGGGATACAGATAATGCGGTGAAGTTCTGGATAGATGCTAAAAAGTACGGTGGAGGGTCACCGTTAATTGACAAAAAAATTGCAGACAAAAAACTCTATGAATAA
- a CDS encoding polysaccharide biosynthesis C-terminal domain-containing protein — translation MSPLKKLASQTAIYGLPTIVGRLLNYFLTPIHTTQFPNPAEYGDVTSAYSYVSFLLIFLTYGMETTLFRFSQSEIEKEKVYSTALTSLLISSSSFIVLACLFAAPISDWLKFEGHPEYIIWFAVILGCDAFSAIPFAKLREQGKAKRFAIIKSINIAINIGLNVFFVWFCKDVYDAPESDYKAFVEKIYDPTIGIGYIFISNLCASVITLLLLGPEILNVKWKIDPELWMRMMKYGLPLLIAGMAGMINETLDRTIIPHLIPGELGKSMNGIYGACYKVAILMTIFIQAFRFAAEPFFFSQSKEKDSKETNAIIMKYFVLICSVIFLGTTMNLPWIQYFVGENYRVGMNVVPILLLANLFLGIFINQSIWYKLTGQTGYGALLTIFGAIITISLNFYWIPRIGYLGSAWATLICYASMMVLSYFLGNKHYPVNYDLKRIFTYLGLSLTLYFLTLLIQTESVAINLVVNNVFLVGFILFGWKMEKHNFKKLT, via the coding sequence TTGAGCCCTTTAAAAAAACTTGCTTCTCAAACAGCCATCTATGGCCTTCCTACGATTGTCGGACGGCTGTTGAATTACTTTCTTACACCGATTCATACTACCCAATTTCCTAATCCGGCAGAATACGGTGATGTCACTTCTGCTTATTCCTATGTTTCTTTCCTGCTAATTTTTCTGACTTATGGAATGGAAACCACGCTTTTCCGTTTTTCTCAATCCGAAATTGAAAAGGAAAAAGTGTATTCTACTGCACTGACTTCTCTGTTAATTTCTTCGTCCTCTTTTATAGTTTTAGCGTGTTTGTTTGCTGCACCTATTTCGGATTGGCTCAAATTTGAAGGGCATCCAGAATACATTATCTGGTTCGCAGTCATTCTGGGATGCGATGCCTTCTCTGCTATACCGTTCGCAAAGTTGCGCGAACAAGGGAAAGCCAAGCGTTTTGCAATTATAAAATCCATAAACATTGCAATCAATATTGGATTGAATGTTTTCTTCGTTTGGTTTTGTAAAGACGTGTATGATGCTCCGGAATCAGACTACAAAGCATTTGTAGAAAAAATTTATGACCCAACAATTGGCATCGGATATATTTTTATTTCCAATCTATGCGCTAGCGTAATTACTCTTCTGTTGTTAGGTCCTGAGATTTTAAACGTTAAATGGAAGATTGACCCAGAGCTTTGGATGCGCATGATGAAATATGGGTTGCCGCTACTTATTGCAGGAATGGCGGGAATGATTAACGAAACACTCGACCGTACCATTATTCCTCACCTCATCCCTGGTGAGCTTGGAAAAAGCATGAACGGAATTTATGGCGCTTGTTACAAGGTTGCTATTCTTATGACCATCTTTATTCAGGCGTTTCGATTTGCTGCAGAACCTTTCTTTTTCAGTCAATCGAAAGAAAAAGATTCGAAGGAAACGAACGCCATCATCATGAAATATTTTGTACTCATTTGCTCTGTCATCTTTCTTGGTACAACCATGAATCTTCCTTGGATACAATATTTTGTTGGTGAAAATTACCGTGTAGGAATGAATGTGGTACCAATCCTTCTTCTTGCAAACCTCTTCCTTGGTATTTTCATTAATCAATCGATTTGGTATAAACTCACGGGGCAAACAGGTTATGGTGCTTTGCTCACCATTTTTGGCGCAATTATCACCATTTCACTTAACTTTTACTGGATTCCGCGCATTGGATACCTCGGCTCTGCTTGGGCCACGCTTATTTGTTATGCCAGTATGATGGTTCTTTCCTACTTCTTGGGTAATAAACATTACCCTGTTAATTACGACCTTAAACGAATCTTCACTTACTTGGGTTTATCCTTAACTTTGTACTTTCTGACCCTTTTAATTCAAACGGAATCCGTGGCGATAAATCTGGTTGTGAATAATGTTTTTCTTGTCGGATTTATTTTGTTTGGGTGGAAAATGGAAAAGCATAATTTTAAAAAATTAACATGA
- a CDS encoding enoyl-CoA hydratase/isomerase family protein has product MTFENLLTQIENNILTITINRPDKLNALNKKTVEEIGVAVKNGETNNDVKAIIITGAGPKSFVAGADIAEFVGLSVEQGKALAQAGQGVFKQIENCSKPVIAAVNGFALGGGCELSMACHLRIASDNAKFGQPEVNLGLIAGYGGTQRLIQYIGKTKAMELHMTADMINAEQALNLGLVNYVVPQDQLMAKCSEVIEKIKTKSPKAITGVINSVNAYFEEGVNGFDAEINEFGKCFATEDFKEGTSAFLEKRKANFTGK; this is encoded by the coding sequence ATGACCTTCGAGAACCTTTTAACTCAAATAGAAAATAATATTTTAACGATTACCATTAATCGTCCGGATAAACTTAACGCGCTCAATAAAAAAACGGTAGAGGAAATTGGCGTGGCTGTAAAAAATGGCGAAACCAATAATGATGTAAAAGCAATTATCATAACCGGAGCTGGACCAAAATCATTTGTTGCGGGTGCCGATATTGCTGAGTTTGTTGGTCTTTCTGTTGAACAAGGAAAAGCATTGGCACAAGCAGGACAAGGTGTTTTTAAACAAATTGAAAACTGTTCGAAACCTGTAATTGCTGCTGTAAATGGGTTTGCTCTAGGTGGTGGCTGCGAATTATCAATGGCTTGTCATTTGCGAATTGCTAGCGACAATGCAAAATTCGGTCAGCCAGAGGTTAACCTTGGTTTGATTGCCGGATATGGCGGAACACAGCGGTTAATTCAATACATAGGAAAAACAAAAGCAATGGAATTGCATATGACAGCAGATATGATTAATGCGGAGCAGGCTTTGAATTTGGGATTAGTAAATTATGTTGTTCCCCAAGATCAGCTGATGGCAAAGTGTTCTGAGGTAATCGAAAAAATAAAAACAAAGTCACCAAAAGCAATCACCGGGGTGATTAACAGCGTGAATGCTTACTTTGAAGAAGGAGTAAATGGTTTTGATGCCGAAATAAATGAATTTGGAAAATGTTTCGCAACAGAAGACTTTAAAGAAGGGACGTCTGCCTTTTTAGAAAAACGCAAAGCGAATTTTACAGGAAAATAA
- a CDS encoding DUF4292 domain-containing protein, whose product MNKFNTNFSFINARQPSWVLCLFFLISFSFSACKTQKKITLNNGRCILDFKNARTLSSNLKANEFKFDRLNAKLSADAEIDSTSASFTVTLRMKKDSIIWMSISKLGIEGARVLITKDSVKLLNRIKNSYFVGDFAYISKLVNTDLDFEMLQSILVGNSVEFYDEDEKIKPGIDNCQYTLGTIRKKRLRKVMEKGKELKEPAQSIYMVPETFKIARVLFYEFAPDRSFDAVYSQYEQKDSTQLFPMKMNYTIRAQKNVKIDIAYNKVVLNEEQTFPFKIPDNYEAITIKEKK is encoded by the coding sequence ATGAATAAGTTTAATACTAACTTTTCTTTCATAAATGCAAGGCAACCGTCTTGGGTACTTTGTCTGTTCTTTTTAATTTCATTCTCCTTTTCCGCTTGTAAAACACAGAAAAAAATCACCCTAAACAACGGCAGATGCATTCTGGATTTTAAAAATGCACGAACCCTTTCCTCCAATTTAAAAGCAAACGAATTTAAGTTTGATCGTTTGAATGCAAAACTTTCAGCAGATGCAGAAATCGATAGCACCTCCGCTTCTTTCACGGTTACTTTGCGAATGAAAAAAGACAGCATTATTTGGATGTCCATTTCTAAACTCGGTATTGAAGGAGCCCGCGTTTTAATCACAAAGGATTCGGTAAAGCTATTGAACAGAATTAAAAACAGCTACTTTGTTGGCGACTTTGCTTATATCAGCAAACTTGTAAACACCGACCTTGATTTTGAAATGCTCCAGTCTATTTTAGTGGGTAATAGTGTTGAGTTTTACGATGAAGATGAAAAAATAAAACCGGGAATCGATAATTGTCAGTATACTCTGGGAACCATTCGCAAAAAGAGGCTTCGGAAAGTAATGGAAAAAGGTAAAGAGTTAAAGGAACCTGCACAAAGTATTTATATGGTTCCCGAAACGTTTAAAATTGCGAGAGTTCTATTCTATGAATTTGCTCCGGATCGAAGTTTCGATGCCGTTTATAGTCAATATGAACAAAAAGACTCTACGCAGCTGTTCCCGATGAAAATGAATTATACGATTCGGGCACAAAAAAACGTTAAGATAGACATCGCTTATAATAAAGTGGTTTTAAACGAAGAACAAACATTTCCTTTTAAGATCCCGGATAACTATGAAGCCATTACGATTAAAGAAAAAAAGTAG
- a CDS encoding type IX secretion system membrane protein PorP/SprF → MITKIKYYLLCFFAIATIKVVSQDVQFTQFYANPIFLNPAYTGATFEHRFVANYRNQWPGITKAFNTFAISYDYNMTEIKSGVGLQILRDRAGTSLLTTTGFNLSYAYYYQVQKFKEIRMGLQLGYISKYYDYNRLTFNDQLYTGSSSSNDMEVTPKINFINANVGALYTTRLLWAGVALHNINKPNTSLVEGSNPLPMKFSMHGGYRFIISKKGNFLEKYFAPAFNYRHQHKFDQLDIGAYYFYSPISLGVWYRGLPLKHYEPAYPNTDALSFLVGLDIKDYDMRIGLSYDVTLSRLAAQSFGAAELSIIYEIAKKSKRKRVYVSCPKF, encoded by the coding sequence TTGATAACTAAAATTAAATACTACCTGCTCTGTTTTTTTGCGATAGCAACCATCAAGGTTGTTTCGCAAGATGTGCAGTTTACGCAGTTTTATGCGAATCCCATTTTTTTAAATCCTGCTTATACGGGTGCAACATTTGAGCATCGTTTTGTTGCCAATTATCGAAATCAATGGCCCGGGATTACTAAAGCCTTTAATACGTTTGCTATTTCATACGATTACAACATGACGGAAATAAAAAGCGGAGTTGGTCTTCAAATTTTGCGGGACAGAGCAGGAACATCGCTGTTGACAACCACCGGGTTTAATCTTTCGTATGCCTATTATTACCAAGTTCAAAAGTTCAAAGAAATTCGCATGGGCTTGCAGCTGGGGTATATCAGTAAGTATTACGATTATAATCGGTTAACGTTTAACGATCAATTGTATACCGGTTCTTCTTCCTCCAACGATATGGAAGTAACCCCGAAAATTAATTTTATCAACGCAAATGTGGGCGCTCTTTATACAACACGACTGTTGTGGGCGGGGGTTGCGCTTCACAACATCAATAAGCCCAACACTTCACTCGTAGAAGGGAGCAACCCTTTACCGATGAAATTTTCAATGCATGGAGGATATCGTTTTATTATTTCTAAAAAAGGAAATTTTCTTGAAAAATATTTTGCTCCTGCTTTTAATTATCGCCACCAACATAAATTTGATCAGTTAGATATTGGTGCGTATTATTTTTATTCACCCATCAGTTTGGGTGTGTGGTATCGTGGATTGCCATTGAAGCACTACGAACCAGCGTATCCGAATACGGATGCACTTAGCTTTTTGGTGGGCTTGGACATCAAAGATTACGATATGCGCATCGGATTGAGTTATGATGTTACTCTTTCACGTTTGGCAGCACAGTCATTTGGTGCAGCAGAGCTTTCTATTATTTATGAAATTGCAAAGAAAAGCAAGAGAAAGCGGGTGTATGTAAGCTGTCCGAAATTTTAA
- a CDS encoding peptidoglycan DD-metalloendopeptidase family protein, translating to MKPLRLKKKSSFFLFLFLFSFALLNAGSAFAQKQTKKELENKKKQLQKEIEQTNQLLAETKKNKKLSLNQLVMLNKKISAREELIATINNEIAVLNKQIRENNESINGLQKDLTKLKAEYAKMIYYAYKNQDSYSRLMFVFAASDFEQAYMRLKYLQQYSEYRHKQAERIISTKKQLNEKVQELETKKSDQRVLLGSEESEKQNLTSEKTEKEQVFSELQQQESKLKKDLEKKKKDAQKLQQAIQRVIEKELEKAQAQAVKENKPKPQKLVLTPESQQLSNSFSSNKSKLPWPVAKGVISERFGVHPHPLMKDIDINNNGVDITTNSGALARAVFEGEVKAVVSMPGAGQFVLLRHGEFLTIYSNLKDVYVAVGDKVTTKQNIGSVLLDDDDNKTVMHFEVWKGQTKLNPEDWLYKNN from the coding sequence ATGAAGCCATTACGATTAAAGAAAAAAAGTAGTTTCTTTTTGTTTCTTTTTCTTTTCTCTTTCGCATTGTTAAATGCTGGCTCTGCCTTTGCTCAAAAACAAACAAAAAAGGAATTAGAAAATAAAAAGAAGCAACTTCAAAAAGAAATTGAGCAAACGAATCAGCTACTTGCTGAAACGAAAAAAAACAAAAAACTTTCTCTGAATCAATTGGTGATGTTGAATAAAAAAATCAGCGCACGTGAAGAGTTAATTGCAACCATTAACAACGAAATTGCCGTTTTAAACAAACAGATAAGAGAAAACAACGAGTCGATTAACGGACTCCAAAAAGACCTCACCAAGTTAAAAGCAGAGTATGCTAAAATGATTTATTACGCCTATAAAAATCAAGATTCATACAGCCGATTGATGTTTGTTTTTGCGGCATCTGATTTTGAACAAGCCTATATGCGTTTGAAATATCTTCAACAATACAGCGAATACCGACACAAACAAGCCGAACGAATTATTTCTACAAAAAAACAGTTGAACGAAAAAGTTCAAGAGCTGGAAACAAAAAAATCTGATCAGCGCGTTTTGCTGGGCAGCGAAGAATCGGAAAAACAAAATTTAACGTCTGAAAAAACAGAGAAAGAACAGGTGTTTTCAGAATTACAACAACAGGAGAGCAAACTCAAAAAAGACCTTGAAAAGAAAAAGAAAGATGCACAAAAGTTGCAACAAGCCATTCAACGCGTTATCGAAAAAGAATTAGAAAAAGCACAGGCGCAGGCCGTAAAAGAAAACAAGCCGAAACCACAAAAACTGGTTTTAACTCCGGAGTCGCAACAGTTGTCCAACTCCTTTTCTAGCAATAAAAGCAAACTCCCTTGGCCTGTTGCAAAAGGTGTCATCAGTGAACGATTTGGTGTGCACCCACACCCATTAATGAAAGACATTGATATCAACAACAACGGTGTTGATATAACAACAAATAGCGGTGCACTTGCGCGAGCAGTTTTTGAAGGCGAAGTAAAGGCGGTGGTAAGCATGCCGGGAGCCGGACAGTTTGTTTTGTTAAGACATGGTGAGTTTTTGACGATTTACTCCAATTTAAAGGATGTTTATGTTGCTGTTGGTGACAAAGTAACAACCAAGCAAAATATTGGCTCAGTGCTCCTGGATGACGATGACAATAAAACCGTCATGCACTTTGAAGTTTGGAAAGGCCAAACGAAATTAAATCCGGAAGACTGGTTGTATAAAAACAATTAG
- a CDS encoding NTP transferase domain-containing protein: MKIIIPMAGMGKRMRPHTLTTPKPLIPIAGKPMVQRIVEDIIKVCDEKVDEIAFVVGRFGKEAEDNLIAVAKSLGAKGSIFYQDTPLGTAHAIMCAEPCVTGKVVVAFADTLFKADFKMDSSLEGIIWVQKVEDPKPFGVVKIDANNVITDFVEKPQEFVSDLAIIGIYYFNDGDYLKRELKYLLDNDIKEKGEYQLTNALENMKAKGTKFSPGKVTEWLDCGNKDATVYTNQRILEFIKGTDIVAASHKNNNSKIIEPCFIGENVQLIDSVIGPHVSIGNNSIIENSVVKNSIIQTNSKIKNAELSNAMVGNFSEYTGKSSDLSLGDYSTIR, translated from the coding sequence ATGAAGATTATTATCCCGATGGCAGGAATGGGCAAAAGAATGCGCCCACATACGCTTACTACTCCGAAACCACTTATTCCGATTGCCGGAAAACCAATGGTTCAGCGCATTGTTGAAGACATTATAAAAGTTTGTGATGAAAAAGTGGATGAAATCGCTTTTGTGGTTGGCCGATTCGGAAAAGAAGCAGAAGACAACTTAATTGCTGTCGCAAAAAGCCTCGGTGCAAAAGGAAGTATTTTTTATCAAGATACTCCGCTTGGAACAGCACATGCGATTATGTGTGCCGAACCATGCGTAACAGGGAAAGTTGTTGTGGCGTTTGCTGATACCTTGTTTAAGGCTGATTTTAAAATGGACTCATCCCTAGAAGGAATCATTTGGGTTCAGAAAGTAGAAGACCCAAAGCCTTTTGGGGTAGTTAAAATTGATGCCAACAATGTTATCACCGATTTTGTTGAGAAACCACAAGAATTTGTTTCTGACCTTGCCATTATTGGTATTTACTACTTTAATGATGGCGATTATTTGAAACGAGAATTAAAATATTTGTTGGATAACGACATTAAAGAAAAGGGCGAATACCAGCTAACAAACGCTTTAGAAAACATGAAAGCGAAGGGAACGAAGTTCTCTCCCGGAAAAGTAACCGAGTGGTTGGATTGCGGTAATAAAGATGCAACCGTGTATACCAACCAGCGAATTTTAGAGTTTATAAAAGGTACGGATATTGTTGCTGCCTCTCATAAAAATAACAATTCAAAAATTATTGAGCCGTGTTTTATTGGTGAAAATGTACAGCTGATTGATTCGGTAATAGGGCCGCATGTATCAATTGGAAATAATTCCATCATCGAAAATTCGGTTGTGAAGAACAGCATCATTCAAACAAACAGCAAAATTAAAAATGCCGAACTGAGCAACGCAATGGTTGGAAACTTTTCGGAATATACAGGGAAGTCAAGCGATTTAAGTCTTGGCGACTACAGCACAATTAGATAA
- a CDS encoding PD40 domain-containing protein, with translation MIKNKEIRINRWIALLFLLAFSCSVVAAQSTKNSFQFKKKLQEADDFFEMEDYKSAEALYLSILPNDSLNEEINLNIAICKFKLKQFPDEILPYLLKAEKSSFANTQLYLGKTYHLACRFDEAIAHYNRYKSFDEKSREQNNEEVNRFIQMSILAKSEMQQPHKALIKNVGAAINTKYPEYVPLISADETKLFFTSRRPGSVGGETDVLGNYNEDVYVSYKENGAWTTPENIGSPVNTEKHDACVSLSPDAQQMLIFRTSEDLSSGDLYSTFWNGKNWGEPVVLGKEINSEFKELSACNNNDNTMIIFTSDRPGGFGGKDLYRIVTLPNGKWSTPQNLGPTINTKYDEDAPFFSANGQYLYFSSNGINTIGGYDIFKADAFSDFTFGQPQNLGYPINSVGDDIFFVISADRKHGYFSSLNEDKTDPNYLSDDIFLIDMRYGENETCIKKGRCVFDRKQDQPVQVLVSVYDEVTQKVIGTYKPNSSGSFVFTVNPYDKYKIIAEAKGYQTLTIPFIPLVEQEDYEVEVDLLTLEFKTLDN, from the coding sequence ATGATAAAAAATAAAGAAATACGAATTAACCGGTGGATAGCGTTGCTGTTCCTTCTTGCGTTTTCGTGTTCTGTTGTTGCTGCTCAGTCGACAAAAAATAGTTTTCAGTTTAAGAAAAAGCTACAAGAAGCAGACGATTTTTTTGAAATGGAAGACTATAAAAGTGCTGAAGCCCTTTATTTAAGTATTTTACCGAACGACTCACTCAACGAAGAAATTAATTTAAATATTGCTATCTGTAAATTTAAGCTGAAGCAATTTCCGGATGAAATTCTTCCTTATCTATTAAAAGCAGAAAAAAGTTCGTTCGCAAATACACAACTTTATTTGGGAAAAACCTATCATCTTGCTTGTCGCTTTGATGAAGCAATTGCACATTATAATCGCTATAAATCATTTGATGAAAAATCACGAGAACAAAACAATGAAGAAGTAAATCGATTTATACAAATGTCGATACTTGCAAAAAGCGAAATGCAGCAACCCCACAAAGCATTGATTAAAAATGTGGGCGCAGCCATTAACACCAAGTATCCGGAGTACGTTCCGCTGATTTCTGCAGATGAAACGAAATTGTTTTTTACTTCACGCAGACCAGGAAGTGTTGGTGGAGAAACAGATGTTTTAGGAAACTACAATGAAGACGTTTATGTTTCCTACAAGGAGAATGGTGCTTGGACAACACCGGAAAACATCGGAAGTCCCGTAAACACAGAAAAACACGATGCCTGTGTTAGTTTGTCTCCGGACGCCCAACAGATGTTAATTTTTAGAACAAGCGAAGATTTGAGCAGTGGAGATTTGTATTCTACTTTTTGGAATGGAAAGAACTGGGGAGAACCAGTTGTGTTAGGTAAAGAAATTAATTCTGAATTTAAAGAGTTGAGCGCGTGTAATAACAATGATAACACAATGATTATTTTTACCTCCGATCGTCCGGGAGGCTTTGGAGGGAAAGACTTATACCGAATTGTTACATTGCCAAACGGAAAGTGGAGTACACCTCAGAACCTCGGCCCAACCATCAACACGAAGTATGACGAAGACGCACCCTTCTTTTCTGCGAACGGACAGTATTTATATTTTAGTTCAAATGGAATCAATACAATCGGTGGCTATGATATTTTTAAAGCTGACGCATTTTCCGATTTCACATTTGGTCAACCGCAAAACCTAGGATACCCAATAAACTCAGTTGGTGACGATATCTTTTTTGTGATTAGTGCAGACCGAAAACACGGTTATTTTTCTTCTTTGAACGAAGACAAAACCGACCCAAACTATTTAAGTGATGACATCTTTTTAATTGACATGCGTTACGGAGAAAACGAGACCTGTATTAAAAAAGGGCGTTGTGTGTTTGATAGAAAGCAGGATCAGCCGGTGCAAGTTCTTGTTTCAGTATATGATGAGGTGACACAAAAAGTAATTGGAACCTACAAGCCGAACAGTTCCGGCAGTTTTGTTTTTACCGTTAATCCGTATGATAAGTATAAAATTATTGCCGAAGCAAAAGGATACCAAACGCTTACAATTCCCTTTATTCCACTTGTAGAACAAGAAGACTATGAGGTGGAGGTAGATCTATTAACATTAGAATTTAAAACACTTGATAACTAA